One Malaclemys terrapin pileata isolate rMalTer1 chromosome 7, rMalTer1.hap1, whole genome shotgun sequence genomic region harbors:
- the WNT5A gene encoding protein Wnt-5a isoform X1 — translation MEKSIGILVQGGALGTVGSAMASKYLIVVLAIFSSFAQVVIEASSWWSLGMNHMNPMNPVQMSEVYIIGAQPLCSQLAGLSQGQKKLCHLYQDHMQYIGEGAKTGIKECQYQFRHRRWNCSTVDNNSVFGRVMQIGSRETAFTYAVSAAGVVNAMSRACREGELSSCGCSRAARPKDLPRDWLWGGCGDNIEYGYRFAKEFVDARERERIYQKGSYESARILMNLHNNEAGRRTVYNLADVACKCHGVSGSCSLKTCWLQLADFRKVGDALKEKYDSAAAMKLNSRGKLVQVNSRFNTPTIHDLVYIDPSPDYCVRNESTGSLGTQGRLCNKTSEGMDGCELMCCGRGYDQFKTVQTERCHCKFHWCCYVKCKKCTEIVDQFVCK, via the exons AAATCCATTGGAATATTAGTCCAAGGAGGTGCTTTGGGGACAGTTGGCAGTGCAATGGCTTCCAAGTACCTCATAGTGGTTCTGGCCATTTTCTCCTCTTTCGCCCAGGTTGTAATAGAAGCCAGCTCTTGGTG GTCTTTAGGTATGAATCATATGAATCCTATGAACCCTGTTCAGATGTCAGAGGTATATATAATAGGAGCACAGCCACTATGTAGTCAACTAGCAGGACTTTCCCAAGGACAGAAGAAACTCTGCCACTTGTATCAGGACCACATGCAGTATATTGGAGAGGGGGCAAAGACAGGCATTAAGGAATGCCAGTATCAGTTCAGACACAGAAGATGGAATTGCAGCACTGTGGACAACAACTCTGTTTTTGGCAGAGTCATGCAAATAG GCAGTAGGGAGACTGCCTTTACTTATGCAGTCAGCGCTGCTGGGGTGGTTAATGCAATGAGCCGCGCCTGCCGAGAGGGGGAGCTCTCCTCCTGTGGCTGCAGCAGAGCGGCCAGGCCCAAAGATTTACCCCGGGACTGGCTGTGGGGTGGCTGTGGGGATAACATCGAATATGGCTACCGCTTCGCCAAGGAGTTTGTGGATGCTCGGGAACGTGAGAGAATTTATCAGAAAGGTTCTTACGAGAGTGCTAGGATTTTGATGAACCTGCATAACAACGAGGCTGGAAGACGA ACTGTGTATAACTTGGCTGATGTGGCCTGTAAGTGCCATGGGGTGTCTGGCTCCTGCAGCCTGAAGACCTGTTGGCTGCAGTTGGCTGATTTCCGCAAAGTGGGTGATGCCCTGAAGGAGAAATATGATAGCGCTGCTGCCATGAAACTCAACAGCCGGGGCAAGCTGGTGCAAGTGAACAGCCGCTTCAATACGCCCACCATCCACGACCTGGTCTACATTGACCCTAGCCCCGACTATTGTGTGCGCAATGAGAGCACCGGCTCCCTAGGCACCCAGGGCCGCCTCTGCAATAAGACCTCAGAGGGCATGGACGGCTGCGAACTCATGTGCTGTGGCCGGGGCTATGACCAGTTCAAGACAGTGCAGACGGAGCGCTGCCACTGCAAGTTCCATTGGTGCTGCTATGTGAAATGCAAGAAGTGCACAGAGATCGTGGACCAGTTTGTGTGCAAATAG
- the WNT5A gene encoding protein Wnt-5a isoform X3 codes for MSFARTRSASLVLIWKQLPKWPIKKSIGILVQGGALGTVGSAMASKYLIVVLAIFSSFAQVVIEASSWWSLGMNHMNPMNPVQMSEVYIIGAQPLCSQLAGLSQGQKKLCHLYQDHMQYIGEGAKTGIKECQYQFRHRRWNCSTVDNNSVFGRVMQIGSRETAFTYAVSAAGVVNAMSRACREGELSSCGCSRAARPKDLPRDWLWGGCGDNIEYGYRFAKEFVDARERERIYQKGSYESARILMNLHNNEAGRRTVYNLADVACKCHGVSGSCSLKTCWLQLADFRKVGDALKEKYDSAAAMKLNSRGKLVQVNSRFNTPTIHDLVYIDPSPDYCVRNESTGSLGTQGRLCNKTSEGMDGCELMCCGRGYDQFKTVQTERCHCKFHWCCYVKCKKCTEIVDQFVCK; via the exons ATGAGCTTTGCTCGGACGAGATCTGCCTCGTTGGTTCTcatctggaagcagctcccaAAATGGCCCATAAAG AAATCCATTGGAATATTAGTCCAAGGAGGTGCTTTGGGGACAGTTGGCAGTGCAATGGCTTCCAAGTACCTCATAGTGGTTCTGGCCATTTTCTCCTCTTTCGCCCAGGTTGTAATAGAAGCCAGCTCTTGGTG GTCTTTAGGTATGAATCATATGAATCCTATGAACCCTGTTCAGATGTCAGAGGTATATATAATAGGAGCACAGCCACTATGTAGTCAACTAGCAGGACTTTCCCAAGGACAGAAGAAACTCTGCCACTTGTATCAGGACCACATGCAGTATATTGGAGAGGGGGCAAAGACAGGCATTAAGGAATGCCAGTATCAGTTCAGACACAGAAGATGGAATTGCAGCACTGTGGACAACAACTCTGTTTTTGGCAGAGTCATGCAAATAG GCAGTAGGGAGACTGCCTTTACTTATGCAGTCAGCGCTGCTGGGGTGGTTAATGCAATGAGCCGCGCCTGCCGAGAGGGGGAGCTCTCCTCCTGTGGCTGCAGCAGAGCGGCCAGGCCCAAAGATTTACCCCGGGACTGGCTGTGGGGTGGCTGTGGGGATAACATCGAATATGGCTACCGCTTCGCCAAGGAGTTTGTGGATGCTCGGGAACGTGAGAGAATTTATCAGAAAGGTTCTTACGAGAGTGCTAGGATTTTGATGAACCTGCATAACAACGAGGCTGGAAGACGA ACTGTGTATAACTTGGCTGATGTGGCCTGTAAGTGCCATGGGGTGTCTGGCTCCTGCAGCCTGAAGACCTGTTGGCTGCAGTTGGCTGATTTCCGCAAAGTGGGTGATGCCCTGAAGGAGAAATATGATAGCGCTGCTGCCATGAAACTCAACAGCCGGGGCAAGCTGGTGCAAGTGAACAGCCGCTTCAATACGCCCACCATCCACGACCTGGTCTACATTGACCCTAGCCCCGACTATTGTGTGCGCAATGAGAGCACCGGCTCCCTAGGCACCCAGGGCCGCCTCTGCAATAAGACCTCAGAGGGCATGGACGGCTGCGAACTCATGTGCTGTGGCCGGGGCTATGACCAGTTCAAGACAGTGCAGACGGAGCGCTGCCACTGCAAGTTCCATTGGTGCTGCTATGTGAAATGCAAGAAGTGCACAGAGATCGTGGACCAGTTTGTGTGCAAATAG
- the WNT5A gene encoding protein Wnt-5a isoform X2, with protein sequence MASKYLIVVLAIFSSFAQVVIEASSWWSLGMNHMNPMNPVQMSEVYIIGAQPLCSQLAGLSQGQKKLCHLYQDHMQYIGEGAKTGIKECQYQFRHRRWNCSTVDNNSVFGRVMQIGSRETAFTYAVSAAGVVNAMSRACREGELSSCGCSRAARPKDLPRDWLWGGCGDNIEYGYRFAKEFVDARERERIYQKGSYESARILMNLHNNEAGRRTVYNLADVACKCHGVSGSCSLKTCWLQLADFRKVGDALKEKYDSAAAMKLNSRGKLVQVNSRFNTPTIHDLVYIDPSPDYCVRNESTGSLGTQGRLCNKTSEGMDGCELMCCGRGYDQFKTVQTERCHCKFHWCCYVKCKKCTEIVDQFVCK encoded by the exons ATGGCTTCCAAGTACCTCATAGTGGTTCTGGCCATTTTCTCCTCTTTCGCCCAGGTTGTAATAGAAGCCAGCTCTTGGTG GTCTTTAGGTATGAATCATATGAATCCTATGAACCCTGTTCAGATGTCAGAGGTATATATAATAGGAGCACAGCCACTATGTAGTCAACTAGCAGGACTTTCCCAAGGACAGAAGAAACTCTGCCACTTGTATCAGGACCACATGCAGTATATTGGAGAGGGGGCAAAGACAGGCATTAAGGAATGCCAGTATCAGTTCAGACACAGAAGATGGAATTGCAGCACTGTGGACAACAACTCTGTTTTTGGCAGAGTCATGCAAATAG GCAGTAGGGAGACTGCCTTTACTTATGCAGTCAGCGCTGCTGGGGTGGTTAATGCAATGAGCCGCGCCTGCCGAGAGGGGGAGCTCTCCTCCTGTGGCTGCAGCAGAGCGGCCAGGCCCAAAGATTTACCCCGGGACTGGCTGTGGGGTGGCTGTGGGGATAACATCGAATATGGCTACCGCTTCGCCAAGGAGTTTGTGGATGCTCGGGAACGTGAGAGAATTTATCAGAAAGGTTCTTACGAGAGTGCTAGGATTTTGATGAACCTGCATAACAACGAGGCTGGAAGACGA ACTGTGTATAACTTGGCTGATGTGGCCTGTAAGTGCCATGGGGTGTCTGGCTCCTGCAGCCTGAAGACCTGTTGGCTGCAGTTGGCTGATTTCCGCAAAGTGGGTGATGCCCTGAAGGAGAAATATGATAGCGCTGCTGCCATGAAACTCAACAGCCGGGGCAAGCTGGTGCAAGTGAACAGCCGCTTCAATACGCCCACCATCCACGACCTGGTCTACATTGACCCTAGCCCCGACTATTGTGTGCGCAATGAGAGCACCGGCTCCCTAGGCACCCAGGGCCGCCTCTGCAATAAGACCTCAGAGGGCATGGACGGCTGCGAACTCATGTGCTGTGGCCGGGGCTATGACCAGTTCAAGACAGTGCAGACGGAGCGCTGCCACTGCAAGTTCCATTGGTGCTGCTATGTGAAATGCAAGAAGTGCACAGAGATCGTGGACCAGTTTGTGTGCAAATAG